The following DNA comes from Centropristis striata isolate RG_2023a ecotype Rhode Island chromosome 3, C.striata_1.0, whole genome shotgun sequence.
atttcacagtgtggtagtagtactttgactgaagtaaaggatctgaatacttcttccaccactgtcatttttacttctttaaatttattttatttttttgtacttttttaaaaattatttttattttttcattttttattatgatttttatttatttattactatcattataatttttttttttaattattattttttttaaattaaattaaattaattattttttctgcgcatgcgcggccttccatctcttctgcgcatgcgcataAGCGTATttaggccgcgcatgcgcaaaAGCGTATTTGGGtcacgcatgcgcagaagcgtagttgggccgcgcatgcgcattgtgcagaaaataaaaagaaatgcatttaatttaaaaaaaaaataataataaaaataaataaaaaataatgataaaaaataaaaaaataaaaatttaaaatttaaacttTAAGTCGTTTATACAAACTCCAAACGGTTAAGGGCAAATCCAAATggtgtagattttttttgttttctcactaATGTGACCAGGTACTATTTATTTGACATGCTTGTCTGAAACAAgcttaattttaataatataaagttGATGTATTATAGGCTGACCTTGCAGGCTTAAGTCACCGTGGTGGTTTCTATGTGCGTCTGTTGCGGAAAGGGGGATTAAATCTAAATTGAGATAAAGAAAAGTAGTCCTTCAAACCTTCAAACCTTTCGAACACTGAACCAGAGTCACATACAACAGCACACAACTAACAGTAGGTGGCGATTGAACCCAGTTGAGGAGGTAATACAGATTTTCATATGACGGCGAAGAAGAAGCGATACACGACAACAGCCGAGACCGCCCCGACCTCCTGTAACCAGACCGAGAAATGGCGGCGTCCGTGTGCCGAGTCGGGAGCACTGTGGGTCGAGCCCTCGCCAAGAACCGTAATGTAAGTACAGATTTAAACGCTTAGCACAAAAGCTTTCGACTATACAATGTTTCAGTGGGTCACTGGAACTGATCTTGTCTTGGCATACTGTTGAAAATAATCGAGGACGGTGGACCGGCTGCTAACGTAGCAGGCTAGCTTGCTAACTAGCTGGCTGAGCTGTCCGTAATACAGAAACGGGAAAGGGGTTAGCAAAACGGTTAGCAATAGTTTGCTAGCAGTGCAAGGTCAACTGACAAATAAGGCAGTACGTCCTGTAACAACAAATTGATGTGTAACGGCGGCTTTATATACGTGTTATTATATAAGAAGATCAGCTGTTTGTGGTTTCGGTCTTTGACAAGGTAAGGTTTGCCATTTGTCCTCACTTGCCCTCACAACGCAGCTAGGCTTCCTAGCAGACAGCGTTAGCATTAGCACAGTGACTTTTGAAAGACAGATGCTGACAGCAAGCAGCAGTACTTCTGTTGATTAGACATCTAACATAATCCTGTTTGCAGCtctgtcaaaaaacaaaacaaaaaaaaaaaaaagtaccaaaatCCTACATTAatacaaaaccaaaacaaaagacCCCACAGTGAGACTGATTACAGCTGAATGATTCGAGGGGCCAGTCTTCACACCAAATAAAATTGTGCACCTGTAATGCTTTTCCCCAGTAGGAGGCAGGGTAGTGGGTAGTAAGAGCAACACGGTATGGAAAAAAAGCTGCTCATATAAAAAGCTTAATGCTTGGGATCTGCTCTGTAATATCTGAGGTGGATGGAGTTGAATGGTAATAAATCAGGTTATCTGTTTCGGCAaagtagatttaaaaaaaacaacttctgttGATCATCAGAATGTTTTATTGTCGAAAAATACTTTTCTATCATGCCATAAAATAATACTGCATACTGACACTGATGTGAGATAATCTGTGAAACGAATTTGAACAATAGTAGTTTGGCTGTTTCCAGATTTTGTTATAATCAAATTATTGCACAACTTTTTCTTGTATAAACGTGttataaatgtgttataaaCGGACAAAATTTTCTCAGATTGTTCTCAAAAATAACccttaacattaaaaaaataccataGGAAAATGgaaagcaaaattgaaaaaaatggcaTACCATTCCCCAACGGtgcaacatgaaaaataaattaaactagacaattgtatgtattgtatgtattaCTTCTGAAAAGtacttgtgtgtatatatactcGTATTGTATTcttgttttgactatttttagtcAATGGCAGATAGCACAAGGTGGCAGTGGTGTCAATGTCAGCTGCCAGTCTTAAGTTTAGATGTTGTCCTCTGCAAAGCATTTCTACTCCTTCTTTGTATGAGTCTGGCTAATATTAGCTTACATTAGCCCTCACAGACACTTAATAATCAAAATTGGTCTTCAAATGACAAACAATCTTAGATGTTGTAGTaactgatgacatcacacagaCATTTGTAACGTCCATATCaacagttttatatttaatatttaaactgaaaatatgaaatgatCACAGTGAACTTCCAAGTCAAGGCTGAAGTCATTTATTGTCTGTCAAGTTACAAGTCGTCAAACCAGTGACTTGAGTCAACTCAAGTCAACATTTCTCACATGAGTCACTTTAAAGCCTTTAGCACAGTCTGACCTGGATGTAGAGACAGCAGACCCTGTTATCAGCCTCTCAGAACCTTACATTTACTTTACATTACTACATTCTTCTTGTTTTAGTTTTGTCTCTCTGGTCTGAGAAAACAAAGAACATAGTAATAACCTTCATATTATGgaggatgaaaaaaataagtaCATGAGTATAAAGTGGTTTAATGGTTTAATGTGATCAGAAATGTATGTTGTTGTTATAGTATTTTTGAATGTGCACAATTTTAAAATGACTCTTGTTGCATCTTGGCATCTGTCCTCCTCCAGCCCATCCTGCTGTCCCTAAGGCGTGGACAGGCCTCAGTCAGCTATGCCCAGAGCCTGGTGGGAGCTCCTGAAACTCGCCTCACTACCCTGGAAAATGGTTTGAGGGTCGCATCTGAGGAGACCGGACATGCCACATGCACTGTaagttaggggtgtgccatatcgtatcgttcacgattaccggtatatttttttatgaaggaGATTGTTTTAGCACTTGAATTATTGTAACTAATGCCTCATAAAGTGAATTTATATTACTCAACAGTGTCCCCTTTTTGCTTTGCCCACTTGAGGTTGTTCATGTCTTTAGTGGCCATTATTGAGGGGTAGACTATGATTCTCTCTGAAAACCTGGGTCAGGGGTCTCACCCCTGCCTCTGGACCTGTTGGGAATAACAAgatctacatttacatttagtcatttagcagacacttttatccaaagcgacttacaggaagagtaaaaacaaacaatcaaggtattgattgtgctagtgacaattctttgaggagaagaattatcgtgtggtgctaggaagaagatgctctctgaagagctaggtcttcaggagttttttacaggtagagagggacgtccctgctctggttggaactggtagtgtgttccaccagcggggaacaagaaatacAAAGATCTAAAATGTAAAGCAACTGCTAAAAACTGGTTTAGCCATGGAGTGTCCATCCCTGAATAGAAGagacattttattgtttaatttactCAAaggtaaaatgtttatttttatttttttaataatgacactcttagatctcatttgtgtgttatgtgttgCTATAGATTCAAATTTCTGATATTCTCTACATATCTCTTCCCTGTCATAGGTTGGATTGTGGATCAGTGCTGGCAGTCGCTATGAGAGTGAGAAGAACAATGGAGCAGGCTTCTTCATGGAGCACATGGCTTTTAAGGTAGACATCATTGGAACCTTATATCGATTGAAGCGTAATGCACATGAGATATACTGTACCTACTtgttaaccaaaaaaaaaaacaccattacACAGTTCTCTCCATTTACCTTTTGTTTTCGCCACGCAGGGAACCAAGATGCACCCTCAGACAGCTCTGGAGCAGCAGGTGGAGTCTATGGGTGCTCACCTGAGCGCCTATACCTCCCGGGAGCATACTGCATACTACATGAAGACCCTTGCCAAAGACCTTCCCAAAGGTGAGATGATTTGCTTATGAGAGGTGAAATGAACAGATCATccccataatttaaaaaaaaaatctaatttcagacttataaaatttgtttttgaaaGATGAAGGCATTGAGAATTTACCAATCTTCATATTTCAGTTGGAGAAACCATTAAAATGGCCTTATACTATGAGGCAATAACTAAGATCTGTACTGTTTCTCACCCCCTCTAAATTCTCTGCGATTTCCTCAGCTGTGGAGCTGCTGTCAGAGGTTGTGCAGAACTGCTCGCTGAACGAGGCAGAGATTGAGCAGCAGAGAGGTGTGGTGCTGCGTGAGCTAGAGGAAGTCGAGGGTAACCTGCAGGAAGTTTGCCTTGACTTGCTGCATGCCACAGCCTTCCAGGGCACTCCTTTGGGGCATAGTGTGCTGGGACCCTCCAACAATGCCAGGCAAGAGGAGCTGCatgctcacaaacacacatatatttaatattagtCAAACTCTGAAATGCTTTCATAAAAGAAACATTGCTGTCAGATCAGTGCAGTGTTGTGATGATGCTAATTGTGGTTTTAAAGGTTGCACTAAAACAGTTGGTCATAATGAAATGTAAATACTTATCATTTTGCATCATTGTGTAAGTTACCAGCAAAACACATATTCATTTCTCCCAGGACTCTGACCCGCCAGGACCTAGTGGATTACATCAACAGCCACTACAAAGCCCCTCGCATGGTGCTGTCGGCTGCTGGAGGTAAGTTCTCTTCTTCCTAACACACACTGTGAAGAGGCACTTTGTTAGCTCTGAATTTATACTTTTCCTGGAATAACATGACATTCATTTGATTGTGCTTTCTCTACAGGTGTGAACCACGAAGAGCTGCTCGGTTTGGCCAAAGCTCACTTCAGCGGACTGTCTTTTGAGTATGAGGGAGATGCCGCCCCCGTGTTGTCACCCTGCCGATTTACCGGCAGTGAGGTGAGTGGTGTTTTTTGCAGGAGTCatttttactcaagtattttGTGAGGAAGGGTTGGACTGTGGTACTGGTATTTGCCAGGTATTACGGTAGGAGCATGTAAGAACTGACTTCAAAATTAAATCTTACGGTGGACCTGATTGGTAGTTTCACATTCACTCACTAATTCAGTCtgtcaaaaatatataaattgctttgttaaataaaacagatttagtttaattaaataattaaattaaatcacgCACACCCCCTCAACTGGTTCAAATCCTACCTCTCTGGCCGCACACACTTCATCCAACTCAAATCATTCACATCACAACCACTCCCAGTCACCACTGGGGTGCCCCAAGGCTCTGTCCTGGGACCCCTCTTATTCATCATCTACCTACTCCCCCTTGGTTACATTTTCCAGAAACATCACATCAACTTCCACTGCTATgcggatgacacccagctccACATTTCCACTGAACCTGagtccaccccccccccccccccccctcctcactGACTGCCTCCTCGAAATACAGTCCTGGTTTTCATCCAATTTCCTGAAACTGAAtagcaacaaaacagaaattctACTCATTGGCACAAAAACCACCCTATCCAAATCTCCCAGTTTCACAATATCCATAGACAATTCCAACATCTCTCCATCCCCCAAGgtaaagagtctgggtgtcatccttgACAGCACACTCTCATACACCTCACACATCAGTCACATAACCCGCTCAGCCTACCTCCATCTCCGTAACATCAACCGCCTCCGCCCCTCACTTACACCCCACACAGCTGCCATCCTGGTTCACAGTCTCGTCACCTCCCGTcttgactactgcaactctctcctgtTTGGACTTCCGCAAAAAACCCTTCACAAACTACAACTGGTACAGAACTCAGCAGCCCGCATCATCACAAGGACCCCATCCAGTCACCACATCACACcagtcctccagcagctccactggctccccatcACACACCGCATCCAGTACAAAACTCTACTGCTCACCTTCAAGGCCATTCACAACCTCGCCCCTCCATacctctctgacctcctccacatTGCCACACCCGCCCGCCCACTCAGATCTTCTTCCTccacccacctctccgtccccCCTGCCCGTCTGGTtaccatggggagcagagcttTCAGTCGCTCTGCTCCCTTGCTCTGGAATTCCCTTCCCCCTTCCCTTCGCAACATCACATCTCTCAATcaattcaaatcacaactcaagacCCACCTGTTCAGACTCGCTCACTCCATTTGATCCTCCGCACAAACTCCCCTCCTtaattgtaatgtatttgtaaatattctgatttgtttagattgtatatgtatgatgttctgcttgttttttgttttgttttttttccatgttgtaaggcgaccttgagtgccttgaaaggcgccctattaaataaaattaattattattattattattaaatataaataaattataattttaaaatgatagCACATCCCCTCAAAGTGTCACTCAgacaatatcacaatattttgatGTGCAAACGGgatgtgtacatttaaaaatgaaagccCTCTAAAAGGTTAAACAGGACCTGTGTTTCCTGTAAAGTCAGTTTAGTCAACCTGGTATGATCATGTGCATCAGAGGGTTGTGAAAAtattgagatgtttttttatatggCAGCATGGcctaaaaatattgatattatttttaaGTGATGTCGCTCAGGACTAGTTTCATGCATACAATGTGATTCTGGCCTGTGACAGAATAATGGTAGGAATATTAATTGACTGtcatgtttaattgttttgttgttctgttctgttccttGCCTGCCTCTCCATAGATCCGTATGCGTGATGATGTGTTGCCTCTGGCACACATTGCCATAGCTGTAGAGGGGACCAGTGCTGCCAGTCCAGACATTGTGCCACTCATGGTGGCCAACTCCATCATTGGCAGCTATGACCTCACCCATGGTGGTGGAAAGGTtggttaaatgtgtttttgtatagCTGCGTTTTACTTTATGTgtttaaaaagagacaacagTGATAGAATTGGAAGTTGTGATTAATGCCTTCTAAAGTGAattcaaatgactaaaaagcgTCCCCTTTAGCTTTGCCCACTTGAGGTTGTTAATGTCTTGAGTGGCCATTATTGAGGGGTAGACTACGATTCTCTCTATAAACCTGGGTTAGGGGTCTCACCCCTGCCTCTGGACCTGTTGGGAGGAACAAGATTTGAAATACATACCAGCTGCTGAAAAAATGCCCATccctgaataaaaaagacattttttaaaaata
Coding sequences within:
- the LOC131969041 gene encoding cytochrome b-c1 complex subunit 1, mitochondrial is translated as MAASVCRVGSTVGRALAKNRNPILLSLRRGQASVSYAQSLVGAPETRLTTLENGLRVASEETGHATCTVGLWISAGSRYESEKNNGAGFFMEHMAFKGTKMHPQTALEQQVESMGAHLSAYTSREHTAYYMKTLAKDLPKAVELLSEVVQNCSLNEAEIEQQRGVVLRELEEVEGNLQEVCLDLLHATAFQGTPLGHSVLGPSNNARTLTRQDLVDYINSHYKAPRMVLSAAGGVNHEELLGLAKAHFSGLSFEYEGDAAPVLSPCRFTGSEIRMRDDVLPLAHIAIAVEGTSAASPDIVPLMVANSIIGSYDLTHGGGKHLSSRLARLAAESNLCHSFQAFHSSYSDTGLLGIYFVCDKHQIEDMMHWSQNAWMNLCTTVTESDVARGKNALKASLVGQLNGTTPICDDIGRHVLNYGRRIPLAEWDARIDAVTPKMVRDICSKYIYDKCPAVAAVGPVEQLPDYNRMRSAMYWLRF